A genome region from Natranaeroarchaeum sulfidigenes includes the following:
- a CDS encoding 50S ribosomal protein L18: MATGPRYKVPMRRRREVRTDYHQRLRLLKSGKPRLVARKSNKHVTAQLIVPGPNGDETIASAHSSDLAEYGWEAPTGNIPAAYLTGLLAGKRALDDGTEQAVLDIGLNTATEGSKVFAVQEGAIDAGLEIPHNDSVLPDWERNRGEHIAEYDEQLDEPLYSGEFDATDLPEHFDTVREEILEQ; this comes from the coding sequence ATGGCAACTGGACCACGATACAAGGTGCCGATGCGGCGCCGTCGTGAGGTTCGGACCGATTACCATCAGAGGTTGCGCCTGCTCAAATCCGGCAAACCACGGCTGGTCGCTCGCAAGAGCAACAAGCACGTGACGGCGCAGCTGATCGTTCCGGGTCCGAACGGCGACGAGACCATCGCGAGTGCACACTCCAGCGATCTGGCCGAGTACGGCTGGGAAGCCCCAACGGGCAACATCCCTGCAGCGTACTTGACTGGACTGCTCGCTGGCAAACGCGCGCTCGATGATGGCACCGAGCAGGCGGTGCTCGACATCGGCCTTAACACGGCGACAGAAGGGAGTAAAGTATTCGCAGTACAGGAGGGAGCGATCGACGCGGGCCTCGAAATCCCGCACAACGACAGCGTCCTTCCCGACTGGGAGCGTAACCGCGGCGAGCATATCGCCGAGTACGACGAACAGCTCGACGAGCCGCTGTACAGCGGCGAGTTCGATGCCACAGACCTACCCGAGCACTTCGATACGGTGCGAGAGGAGATCCTCGAACAATGA
- the secY gene encoding preprotein translocase subunit SecY produces MGWKEAAEPVLTRMPVVRRPRSHVPFKRKLLWSGGILMLYFFLTNIVLWGVPREGEQADVFGQFGSILAVEQGTLMQVGIAPIVTASIVLQLLGGANLLGLDTNDPRDQVLYQGLQKLLVVVMTVLMAVPLVWAGFLQASQGVATQLGIPLEGLRVIIFAQIVLGGILILYMDEIVSKWGVGSGVGLFIIAGVSQKLVAGFISPGEGGFFPTWVNIALGREGPTGSLASGSGLDFLIFGDGQILALITTVLIFAIVVYAESVRVEIPLSHSRVKGARGRFPVKLIYASVLPMILVRALQANVQFIGRILDRTTEMPAWLGVYSDGQPTAGFFYYTAPIYSPDDWMWWTEAVAQAPADIMIRVSVDLFVMVVGGAIFAIFWVETTNMGPEATAKQIQNSGMQIPGFRQNVGVVEKVMERYIPQVTVIGGALVGVLAVGANMLGTIGEVTGTGLLLTVSITYKLYEEIAEEQLMEMHPMMRDMFGK; encoded by the coding sequence ATGGGATGGAAGGAGGCTGCTGAACCGGTCCTCACGCGGATGCCCGTAGTCCGTAGACCGAGAAGCCACGTGCCGTTCAAGCGCAAGCTACTGTGGTCCGGTGGGATCCTGATGCTGTACTTCTTCCTGACGAACATCGTACTGTGGGGTGTTCCTCGGGAAGGAGAGCAAGCGGACGTATTCGGCCAGTTTGGGTCGATTCTCGCCGTTGAACAGGGGACACTGATGCAGGTCGGGATCGCCCCGATCGTCACCGCGAGTATCGTCCTCCAGCTACTGGGCGGGGCGAACCTGCTCGGGCTGGATACGAACGACCCGCGGGATCAGGTACTCTACCAGGGACTCCAGAAGCTACTGGTCGTCGTGATGACCGTGCTGATGGCGGTGCCGCTGGTCTGGGCAGGCTTCCTGCAGGCGAGTCAGGGCGTTGCCACACAGCTTGGCATCCCGCTCGAAGGACTTCGCGTGATCATCTTCGCCCAGATCGTGCTCGGCGGCATCCTCATCCTGTACATGGACGAGATCGTCTCCAAGTGGGGCGTCGGCAGCGGTGTTGGGCTGTTCATCATCGCTGGTGTGAGCCAGAAGCTCGTCGCCGGATTCATTAGCCCCGGCGAAGGAGGGTTCTTCCCGACCTGGGTCAACATCGCGCTCGGGCGGGAGGGTCCCACTGGCTCGCTGGCAAGTGGTAGCGGCCTCGACTTCCTGATCTTCGGTGACGGACAGATACTCGCGCTGATCACGACGGTGCTGATCTTCGCCATCGTCGTCTACGCCGAGAGCGTCCGGGTCGAGATCCCGCTGAGTCACAGCCGGGTCAAGGGCGCCCGTGGTCGCTTCCCCGTGAAGCTCATCTACGCCAGCGTCCTGCCGATGATCCTCGTTCGCGCGCTGCAGGCGAACGTTCAGTTCATCGGTCGGATCCTCGACCGGACGACGGAAATGCCAGCGTGGCTCGGTGTCTACTCTGACGGACAACCCACGGCAGGGTTCTTCTACTACACCGCACCGATCTACAGTCCGGACGACTGGATGTGGTGGACAGAAGCCGTCGCACAGGCCCCGGCGGACATCATGATACGGGTCAGTGTCGACCTGTTCGTGATGGTCGTCGGCGGGGCGATCTTCGCGATCTTCTGGGTCGAGACGACGAACATGGGTCCGGAGGCGACTGCAAAGCAAATTCAGAACTCGGGGATGCAGATCCCCGGCTTCCGCCAGAACGTCGGCGTCGTCGAGAAAGTCATGGAGCGGTACATCCCGCAAGTGACGGTTATCGGCGGTGCACTCGTCGGCGTCCTCGCGGTCGGCGCGAACATGCTCGGCACCATCGGTGAAGTCACCGGTACCGGGCTGCTGCTGACAGTCTCCATTACGTACAAACTGTACGAGGAGATCGCAGAGGAGCAGCTCATGGAGATGCACCCGATGATGCGGGACATGTTCGGGAAATAA
- a CDS encoding class I SAM-dependent methyltransferase → MTEEPSHPLFAAIYDPVTWLAERTILHPHRAYLTRDLDGRVLDLGTGTGAMFPYFTEEPASSQTVELHAVEPDTHMRKRAQRRAEKLDRDIEIRSARAESLPYPNDSFDIVIGSMVFCTIPDVETAISEVVRVLKPGGEFRFLEHVAADGWRRRVQGLIAPLWYRTAGGCHLTRRTTSVFTNQEMLDVIEIERMSIGITPVRPFVRGRLCHRRVTDDH, encoded by the coding sequence ATGACTGAAGAACCGTCACATCCGCTGTTTGCGGCGATCTATGATCCAGTGACGTGGCTAGCAGAACGCACCATACTGCATCCCCATAGGGCATACTTGACGCGAGATCTTGATGGAAGAGTGCTGGATCTTGGTACTGGTACCGGGGCGATGTTTCCGTATTTCACTGAGGAACCTGCTTCGAGCCAGACAGTCGAATTGCACGCGGTTGAGCCGGACACTCACATGAGAAAGCGGGCACAACGGCGAGCGGAGAAACTAGACCGGGATATCGAGATTCGGTCAGCACGCGCGGAATCGCTTCCGTATCCAAACGATTCATTCGATATCGTCATCGGATCGATGGTCTTCTGCACAATTCCAGATGTCGAGACAGCAATCAGCGAAGTCGTACGCGTGCTAAAACCCGGTGGGGAATTCCGGTTTCTCGAACACGTCGCCGCTGACGGATGGCGACGGCGGGTGCAAGGATTGATTGCACCACTATGGTACCGGACTGCTGGCGGGTGTCACCTGACACGTCGGACAACATCAGTGTTCACTAATCAAGAAATGCTTGATGTCATCGAGATTGAACGAATGTCAATTGGTATTACACCCGTTCGACCATTCGTTCGTGGGCGACTGTGCCATCGGCGAGTGACAGATGATCACTGA
- a CDS encoding heavy metal translocating P-type ATPase codes for MTTDKTNTERTDISLTGMSCTTCASTIEDSLEDIDGVEDASVNFATERADIDHDESVSVEDLVEAVEAAGYGVRDELLEDEMEGEEELQEMRQLAIRSWIVTSPIVLLMVFMWTPLEVLTGFQIDVAMFVFATIVVFYYGIPTHTSAIRGIQNGTFNMDSLISIGTVVAWVTGVMVFVTPMENYAGVGAMIMASHNVGTYLEHRAKGRASSAIEGLMSMQAETAAIRKDGEEVEIPVEDVEVGDVMVVRPGEKVPLDGTVVEGRSSVDESMVTGESDPVTKAEGDEVIGATVNQAGMIKVRAEKVGDDTFLSQVVELVEEAQGTKVPIQAFTDRITNYFVPTVLILAALSFVLWFVFPGEMGAVAGLAEPYLPWVDLALDPLTLGIFAAVAVLVISCPCALGLATPTALMAGTGKAAENGILFRDGEAIQTMKDLDVVVLDKTGTITEGNHSVTDVVGGDDPAVSADGGSLEEPGLSEREVVRLAASAERGSEHPIGQAIIDYADEEGIELTEPAAFDNVAGKGIEAEIDGRTVHVGNTKLFEDAGIPLAYEDALHALEQDGKTTVLVAVDGENVGVIATADTIKDESEAAIQELHERGLETWMITGDNERTARAIADKVDIDPGRVMAGVLPQDKIDKVSQLQDEGYNVGMVGDGINDAPALKQANIGVAIGTGTDIAIQSSDVSLVRGSLDALVDSFTLSEKIFQKIKQNLFWAFIYNTVAIPIAFFGLLHPVIAVAAMITSSISVITNSTRLGKIEL; via the coding sequence ATGACAACTGACAAAACAAACACCGAACGAACCGACATTTCCCTGACAGGGATGTCGTGTACCACATGCGCTTCGACAATTGAGGACAGTCTCGAAGACATCGACGGTGTAGAAGACGCCTCGGTCAACTTCGCCACAGAGCGAGCGGACATCGATCACGACGAATCTGTCTCCGTCGAAGACCTCGTCGAAGCCGTGGAAGCCGCTGGATACGGTGTCCGTGATGAGTTGCTCGAAGACGAGATGGAGGGCGAAGAAGAACTCCAGGAGATGCGCCAGCTGGCGATCCGCTCGTGGATCGTCACCTCGCCGATCGTCCTCCTGATGGTGTTCATGTGGACGCCACTGGAGGTCCTGACAGGCTTCCAGATCGACGTCGCCATGTTCGTCTTCGCCACGATCGTCGTCTTCTACTACGGTATTCCGACCCACACATCTGCGATCAGGGGCATCCAGAATGGGACGTTCAACATGGATTCGCTGATATCGATCGGTACGGTCGTCGCGTGGGTAACAGGCGTCATGGTCTTCGTCACGCCGATGGAGAACTATGCCGGCGTCGGGGCGATGATCATGGCCTCGCACAACGTCGGAACCTACCTCGAACACCGAGCCAAAGGTCGGGCGAGCTCGGCTATCGAGGGGCTGATGTCCATGCAGGCGGAGACGGCAGCGATCCGGAAGGACGGTGAAGAAGTCGAAATCCCCGTCGAAGACGTCGAGGTCGGGGACGTGATGGTCGTCCGTCCGGGCGAGAAGGTGCCGCTCGACGGAACCGTTGTCGAGGGCCGGAGCAGTGTCGACGAGTCGATGGTGACTGGCGAGTCCGATCCGGTGACGAAAGCGGAAGGCGACGAGGTGATTGGCGCAACCGTCAATCAGGCCGGGATGATCAAGGTGCGAGCCGAGAAAGTCGGCGACGACACCTTCCTATCGCAAGTCGTCGAACTCGTTGAAGAGGCCCAGGGGACCAAAGTCCCGATCCAGGCATTCACCGACCGGATCACCAACTACTTCGTTCCGACCGTCCTGATACTCGCAGCACTCTCGTTCGTCCTGTGGTTCGTGTTCCCGGGTGAAATGGGGGCCGTCGCCGGCCTTGCCGAGCCATACCTCCCCTGGGTCGATCTCGCGCTTGATCCATTGACGCTTGGGATCTTCGCGGCCGTTGCCGTTCTGGTGATCTCCTGTCCGTGTGCGCTCGGACTGGCGACGCCGACGGCGCTGATGGCCGGTACCGGGAAGGCCGCCGAGAACGGCATCCTGTTCCGCGACGGCGAGGCCATCCAGACGATGAAGGATCTCGATGTCGTGGTGCTGGACAAGACGGGGACGATCACGGAGGGTAACCACTCCGTGACGGACGTCGTGGGCGGTGACGACCCTGCGGTCAGTGCTGACGGTGGCAGTCTAGAAGAGCCAGGTCTGTCCGAACGCGAAGTGGTCAGACTCGCCGCCTCCGCCGAACGGGGCAGCGAGCACCCGATCGGACAGGCCATCATCGACTACGCCGACGAGGAGGGTATCGAACTCACCGAGCCGGCGGCGTTCGACAACGTCGCCGGAAAGGGAATCGAAGCGGAGATCGACGGACGGACGGTCCACGTCGGAAACACGAAGCTGTTCGAAGACGCCGGTATTCCCCTCGCCTACGAGGACGCGTTACACGCCCTGGAGCAGGACGGAAAGACGACGGTACTCGTCGCAGTCGACGGCGAAAACGTCGGGGTTATCGCCACGGCCGACACGATCAAAGACGAATCCGAGGCGGCGATCCAGGAGCTGCACGAGCGGGGGCTCGAAACCTGGATGATCACCGGTGACAACGAGCGGACTGCCCGCGCGATCGCTGACAAAGTCGATATCGACCCCGGCCGCGTCATGGCGGGAGTCCTCCCGCAGGACAAGATCGACAAGGTCAGCCAACTGCAAGACGAGGGCTACAACGTTGGGATGGTTGGTGACGGCATCAACGACGCACCGGCTCTCAAACAGGCGAATATCGGCGTCGCCATCGGTACGGGGACCGACATCGCCATCCAGTCCAGCGACGTCAGCCTCGTCCGGGGGTCGCTCGACGCGCTCGTTGACTCGTTCACGCTGTCGGAGAAGATCTTCCAGAAGATCAAGCAGAACCTCTTCTGGGCGTTTATCTACAATACGGTGGCGATCCCGATTGCGTTCTTCGGGCTGCTTCACCCGGTAATCGCCGTCGCTGCGATGATCACGTCGAGTATTTCGGTCATCACGAACTCGACGCGGCTGGGGAAGATCGAGCTGTAG
- the rpmD gene encoding 50S ribosomal protein L30 has product MTQAIVQLRGEVNMLGDVKDTMDMLNLHGVNHCTLVPETETYRGMITKVHDHVAHGEPSQDVVEELIRRRAEPLEGSADIDDEWIAENTDYDDVTAFTEALLDEETKLRDEGLSPVLRLHPPRGGHEGIKHPTKEGGQLGKHTTEEIDELLTAMR; this is encoded by the coding sequence ATGACGCAGGCGATCGTTCAGCTTCGTGGCGAGGTCAACATGCTCGGCGACGTGAAAGACACCATGGATATGCTGAATCTCCACGGCGTCAATCACTGTACGCTCGTGCCCGAGACCGAGACTTACCGCGGAATGATCACGAAGGTCCACGACCACGTCGCACACGGCGAGCCGAGCCAGGACGTCGTCGAGGAGCTGATCCGCCGCCGCGCCGAGCCGCTCGAGGGCAGCGCGGACATCGACGACGAGTGGATCGCCGAGAACACCGACTACGACGACGTAACGGCATTCACCGAGGCGCTACTGGACGAGGAGACGAAGCTGCGAGACGAAGGGCTTTCGCCGGTCCTCCGTCTGCACCCGCCACGCGGTGGTCACGAGGGTATCAAACACCCGACCAAGGAGGGCGGCCAGCTCGGAAAGCACACGACAGAGGAGATCGACGAACTCCTCACCGCAATGCGATAG
- a CDS encoding 30S ribosomal protein S14, whose amino-acid sequence MSESENDQTGEHATKRTGQLEECQRCGRKQGLVGKYNIWLCRQCFREIARDMGFRKYR is encoded by the coding sequence ATGAGCGAAAGTGAAAACGACCAGACGGGCGAGCACGCCACCAAGCGCACCGGCCAGCTAGAGGAGTGCCAGCGCTGTGGCCGCAAGCAAGGTCTCGTCGGGAAGTACAACATCTGGCTGTGCCGACAGTGCTTCCGAGAGATCGCCCGAGACATGGGATTCAGGAAGTACCGATAA
- a CDS encoding uL15m family ribosomal protein: MTSKKRRQRGSRTHSGGSHKNRRGAGHRGGRGAAGRDKHEFHNYEPLGKHGFTRPESAQDEVLTIDVQKLDEDATLYVADGDAEEVDGRYRIDARDIVEDGYEADAVKVLGGGQVRNQLEIVADAFSASARALIEEADGEAVLSERGEEDEDEPQDVSQTDEDEE; the protein is encoded by the coding sequence ATGACTAGTAAGAAACGACGACAGCGCGGCTCGCGCACGCACAGCGGGGGTTCCCACAAGAACCGACGCGGTGCCGGTCATCGCGGTGGCCGAGGTGCGGCCGGGCGTGACAAACACGAGTTCCACAACTACGAACCGCTCGGCAAACACGGCTTCACCCGCCCGGAATCAGCGCAAGACGAGGTTCTGACGATCGACGTCCAGAAGCTCGATGAAGACGCAACGCTGTACGTCGCTGACGGCGACGCCGAGGAGGTCGACGGTCGCTATCGTATCGACGCACGCGATATCGTCGAGGACGGCTACGAGGCCGACGCGGTCAAGGTACTGGGTGGCGGACAGGTTCGGAATCAGCTCGAAATCGTCGCTGACGCCTTCTCCGCGAGTGCTCGCGCGCTTATCGAGGAGGCAGACGGTGAAGCGGTCCTCTCGGAACGCGGAGAAGAAGACGAGGACGAACCACAAGACGTATCCCAGACTGACGAAGACGAGGAATAA
- a CDS encoding 50S ribosomal protein L32e, whose protein sequence is MADEPEELEDISGVGASKAEALEEAGIESVEDVKAASQDDLSDVDGIGNALAARIKADVGDLELDEEADSEAEIEDEDVEEDAEEDVETELQPRGLADKTPDLSDDEARLIAERRSASKPAFRAQDYHKKKRIPENWRAPRGALSKQRRGIKGKGAMVEAGYRTPKPVRGKHPSGFEEVRVHNTDDLEGVDGDREAVRIASTVGARKRERIEEMAEEQGVRVLNPTYVEVEVEE, encoded by the coding sequence ATGGCAGACGAACCCGAAGAACTCGAAGACATCAGCGGTGTCGGCGCGAGCAAAGCCGAAGCGCTCGAAGAAGCAGGCATCGAATCCGTCGAGGACGTCAAGGCGGCGAGCCAGGACGACCTCTCGGACGTCGACGGTATCGGGAACGCCCTCGCTGCGCGTATCAAGGCCGATGTCGGTGATCTCGAACTCGACGAAGAGGCCGATTCGGAGGCCGAAATCGAAGACGAGGACGTCGAAGAGGACGCCGAGGAGGACGTCGAGACCGAACTCCAGCCACGCGGGCTGGCCGACAAGACGCCCGACCTCAGCGACGATGAGGCACGTCTGATCGCCGAGCGACGTTCGGCGAGCAAGCCCGCGTTCAGGGCACAGGACTACCACAAGAAAAAGCGGATCCCCGAGAACTGGCGCGCACCACGCGGCGCACTCTCGAAGCAGCGCCGTGGCATCAAGGGGAAAGGCGCAATGGTCGAGGCGGGCTACCGAACGCCCAAACCGGTCCGTGGCAAGCACCCGAGCGGCTTCGAGGAGGTCCGTGTACACAACACGGACGACCTCGAGGGCGTTGACGGTGATCGTGAAGCTGTCCGGATCGCCTCGACGGTCGGTGCTCGCAAGCGCGAGCGCATCGAAGAGATGGCAGAGGAACAGGGCGTTCGCGTCCTCAACCCGACCTACGTCGAAGTGGAGGTCGAAGAATGA
- a CDS encoding 30S ribosomal protein S5, protein MSGNNYNDGWEPVTRLGRKVQEGDIDTMEDALNSGLPLKEAEVVDQLLPGLEDEVLDINMVQRMTDSGRRVKFRCVVAIGNRDGYVGYAEGRDDQVGAAIQKAIDIAKLNIIDVPRGSGSWEDRAGGDHSLARKATGKAGSVKVEVKPAPKGLGLAAAETPRKVLELAGVEDAWTKSHGNTRTTVNFAKATYNALRNAAESRVPEYTQEQREVVE, encoded by the coding sequence ATGAGCGGAAACAACTACAACGACGGCTGGGAGCCAGTAACACGGCTCGGTCGAAAGGTACAGGAGGGCGACATCGATACGATGGAAGACGCCCTCAACTCCGGACTCCCGCTGAAGGAGGCCGAAGTCGTCGACCAGCTCCTCCCGGGGCTGGAAGACGAAGTGCTCGACATCAACATGGTACAGCGGATGACCGACTCGGGTCGCCGAGTCAAGTTCCGCTGTGTCGTCGCGATCGGTAACCGCGACGGCTACGTCGGCTACGCGGAAGGCCGCGACGATCAGGTCGGTGCCGCGATCCAGAAGGCGATCGACATCGCCAAGCTGAACATCATCGACGTTCCCCGCGGGAGCGGTTCCTGGGAGGACCGCGCCGGTGGTGACCACTCGCTCGCCCGCAAAGCGACGGGCAAGGCAGGCAGCGTAAAAGTCGAAGTCAAACCCGCACCGAAAGGTCTCGGACTTGCAGCGGCGGAGACGCCCCGCAAGGTCCTGGAACTCGCTGGTGTCGAGGACGCCTGGACGAAGAGCCACGGCAACACCCGCACTACGGTGAACTTCGCAAAAGCGACGTACAACGCGCTGCGTAACGCCGCAGAGTCACGCGTCCCGGAGTACACCCAGGAACAGCGTGAGGTGGTAGAATGA
- a CDS encoding 50S ribosomal protein L5, whose product MSEAEADFHDMREPQVEKVVVHMGVGQGGRELANGEEILEEVTGQQSVRTQAKATKPDFGIRQGDPIGAKVTLRDDEAHEFLETALPIADVSPTQFDDTGNFSFGIEEHTDFPSQEYDPSIGIFGLDVTVNLVRPGYRVTKRKKASRSIPSNHRLDPDDAVAFVESAFDVEVEQ is encoded by the coding sequence ATGAGTGAAGCAGAAGCCGACTTCCACGATATGCGTGAGCCTCAGGTCGAGAAGGTCGTCGTCCACATGGGCGTCGGTCAGGGTGGCCGCGAACTCGCCAACGGGGAAGAGATCCTCGAAGAGGTCACGGGCCAGCAGAGCGTCCGGACGCAGGCCAAAGCGACCAAACCCGACTTCGGGATCCGTCAGGGCGATCCGATCGGCGCGAAGGTCACCCTTCGTGACGACGAAGCCCACGAGTTCCTTGAGACGGCGCTCCCGATCGCGGACGTGTCGCCGACGCAGTTCGACGACACCGGCAACTTCAGCTTCGGTATCGAGGAACACACGGACTTCCCGAGTCAGGAGTACGATCCGAGTATCGGGATCTTCGGACTGGACGTCACGGTCAACCTCGTCCGTCCCGGCTATCGCGTTACGAAACGCAAGAAAGCAAGCCGCTCGATCCCCTCGAACCACCGACTCGATCCCGACGACGCAGTCGCGTTCGTCGAATCGGCGTTCGACGTGGAGGTAGAACAATGA
- a CDS encoding 50S ribosomal protein L19e encodes MTDLKAQKRLAADVLDVGKNRVWFDPEAQGEIVDAITREDIRELVDQGIITATEKKGNSRGRARERADKRAYGHQKGPGKRKGKAGARQNKKKEWSAKVRAQRQLLRELRDDGTIDPGQYRELYNKSRGGEFRDVARLVNYIENNYGVDVDAEGDQ; translated from the coding sequence ATGACTGATCTGAAAGCACAGAAACGACTCGCAGCGGACGTCCTCGATGTCGGGAAGAACCGCGTCTGGTTCGACCCCGAAGCACAGGGCGAGATCGTCGACGCGATCACGCGCGAGGATATCCGAGAACTCGTCGATCAGGGCATCATCACGGCAACGGAGAAGAAAGGCAACTCCCGCGGTCGCGCTCGCGAGCGCGCCGACAAGCGTGCCTACGGCCACCAGAAAGGCCCCGGCAAGCGCAAAGGGAAGGCCGGTGCTCGACAGAACAAGAAAAAAGAGTGGTCGGCGAAGGTTCGTGCCCAGCGACAGCTGCTCCGCGAACTCCGCGACGACGGGACCATCGACCCCGGTCAGTACCGGGAGCTGTACAACAAGTCCCGTGGTGGCGAGTTCCGCGACGTAGCACGGCTGGTGAACTACATCGAAAACAACTACGGCGTCGACGTCGACGCCGAAGGTGATCAGTAA
- a CDS encoding 30S ribosomal protein S8, with the protein MTANDPLSNALSGISNAESVGHLTHEVSPASNEIGQVLEVFYDRGYVDGFEFVDDGRSGQFEVELKGAINECGPVKPRYSAGADEFEKWEKRFLPARDYGTLVVTTSHGIMSHYEAREQGIGGQVIAYVY; encoded by the coding sequence ATGACGGCAAACGATCCGCTTAGCAACGCCCTCTCGGGGATCAGTAACGCCGAGAGTGTGGGTCACCTGACCCACGAGGTATCGCCCGCCTCGAACGAGATCGGACAGGTGCTCGAGGTCTTTTACGACCGCGGGTACGTCGACGGCTTCGAGTTCGTCGATGACGGCCGATCCGGACAGTTCGAGGTCGAATTGAAAGGTGCCATCAACGAGTGTGGCCCCGTCAAGCCCCGCTACTCCGCGGGTGCTGACGAGTTCGAGAAGTGGGAGAAACGGTTCCTCCCCGCTCGGGACTACGGGACGCTCGTTGTGACGACCAGTCACGGCATCATGAGCCACTACGAGGCCCGCGAGCAGGGCATCGGTGGCCAGGTCATCGCGTACGTGTACTAA
- a CDS encoding 50S ribosomal protein L6 — protein MTRVAIELSDEVSAEVDHLELTIEGPNGSVTRRLWYPDVTVEVEDNEVVIESDAEDAKTLSTVGTFQSHVENMIHGVTEGWEYTMEVFYSHFPMQVRVEDGDVVIENFLGEKAARRTTIHGDTQVDVDEEIVTVSGPDKEAVGQTAADIEQLTRVSGKDVRVFQDGVYITQKPSKGGA, from the coding sequence ATGACGAGAGTAGCAATCGAACTATCGGACGAAGTCAGCGCAGAGGTCGACCACCTCGAACTGACGATCGAAGGACCGAACGGCAGCGTCACGCGACGCCTCTGGTACCCCGACGTCACTGTCGAGGTCGAAGACAACGAGGTCGTCATCGAAAGCGACGCCGAGGACGCGAAGACGCTCTCGACGGTTGGCACGTTCCAGAGCCACGTCGAGAACATGATCCACGGCGTCACCGAAGGCTGGGAGTACACCATGGAGGTGTTTTACTCCCACTTCCCGATGCAGGTTCGGGTCGAGGATGGCGACGTCGTCATCGAGAACTTCCTTGGCGAGAAAGCGGCCCGTCGGACGACGATCCACGGCGACACGCAGGTCGACGTCGACGAAGAGATCGTGACGGTCAGTGGCCCCGACAAGGAGGCCGTTGGACAGACTGCTGCCGATATCGAACAGCTAACCCGGGTTTCGGGCAAAGACGTTCGTGTCTTCCAGGACGGCGTCTACATCACCCAGAAACCCAGCAAAGGAGGTGCCTGA
- a CDS encoding AsnC family transcriptional regulator — MRNPDEVDLEIIRLLIDDARRPFSEIADHVGLTPPAVSDRVARLEELGVIRDFTLDVDRTKLQNRVPIMIHLTVKPEAVERVFNRLYELDETEHVFQQFDGGIVAHVNAPDQEAHAWFRDTLEMDDIDTYELIPLARYEWSVGITPSDFTISCAVCDNTVKSDGETARINGDVKVFCCPSCKKKYEQQYESLQEGVN, encoded by the coding sequence ATGAGAAACCCAGATGAGGTTGACCTCGAAATCATCCGGCTGCTGATTGATGATGCCCGGCGTCCGTTCAGCGAAATAGCTGATCACGTCGGTCTCACTCCTCCTGCGGTTTCCGATCGCGTTGCACGGTTGGAGGAGTTAGGAGTGATTCGTGACTTTACGCTTGACGTAGATCGAACGAAGCTGCAGAACCGCGTTCCGATCATGATTCACCTGACAGTAAAACCCGAAGCTGTCGAACGCGTTTTCAATCGGTTGTATGAGCTGGATGAAACCGAACACGTCTTTCAGCAGTTCGATGGGGGCATCGTGGCACACGTAAACGCACCGGACCAAGAGGCTCACGCGTGGTTCCGAGATACCCTCGAAATGGACGATATCGACACATACGAACTCATCCCGCTTGCCAGATACGAATGGAGTGTCGGAATCACTCCCTCCGATTTCACCATTTCGTGTGCCGTGTGTGACAATACGGTCAAAAGCGACGGAGAGACTGCCCGAATCAACGGTGATGTCAAGGTCTTCTGTTGTCCGTCGTGCAAAAAGAAATACGAACAACAGTACGAATCACTACAGGAGGGAGTCAACTGA
- a CDS encoding heavy-metal-associated domain-containing protein, which yields MVRTITVTGMSCEGCEQNIEESLQELDGVIQVSADHESESVEVGTDDDVRENDIHAAIKDAGYQVA from the coding sequence ATGGTGCGAACGATCACCGTCACTGGGATGAGTTGTGAAGGGTGCGAACAGAACATCGAGGAGTCGCTCCAAGAACTTGATGGGGTAATACAAGTAAGTGCTGACCACGAGAGCGAATCTGTCGAAGTCGGCACTGATGATGACGTTCGAGAGAATGACATACACGCCGCGATCAAAGACGCAGGGTATCAAGTTGCGTAG